From Anopheles funestus chromosome 3RL, idAnoFuneDA-416_04, whole genome shotgun sequence, a single genomic window includes:
- the LOC125766982 gene encoding transmembrane protease serine 9-like: MLSASLGGRFIKGFLLRNRDHPLSVAKMGVPRSVGSLSILLFPVVFGNCLGSVVGSSNCSRVYDSNVQCGIPVLHPSGLPKHSSEAIRGEFPWHVAIYQIDYRIPVYSCGGSLISNRHVLTAAHCVVNSNNGYTLSPENFLLQIGYHELGLAVQGCSQELGVKQVYVHPQFRTGTYRHDLAIIELERPVRFNDRVLPVCLDTDEEDPSSFYRQIGKVPGWGYTEFDEVSASLRMSEVPIVNYTRCLASNPEVFSNTIYDGMFCAGYANGTNVCNGDSGGGFVTYRNARWELQGIVSFTALRDTEMAVCDTKQYAAFVKLRYYRGWIGSVLDGTWQWSKSDKLVQLDDTTTTTDEKQAEMPTDCGKRKINKMPLIVNGVRSVAGEWPWHAAIFVVSKRSRDYLCGGTLISQRYILTAASCVADWHHRKRPYVVQLGQHQLWESSLTGREVRVLDIETSDDSTMALLKLEVDVQYDDYIQPICLPTGQATDSELRIGKIGLIAGYGQTNPDGYPSEFLQATLMPIVDSGLCAIYRIFDKHEAHKMFCAGHGNGTNACRGDQGGGFYEESEQGFWTLTGVIGKINLYRNRCDPFGYVGMSNVMHYLEWILERLRSILAGPSGTFDMVPPAPKGHSKGCRRKHHHHHHHHRGSHERGTITSRPHKRKGGGSGESGSSENSNESRQPSITSSVKNVMQAKVDLVKDIHGVATSKIKKIFG; the protein is encoded by the exons ATGCTCTCAGCTTCCCTGGGGGGACGGTTTATCAAAGGCTTCCTGCTGCGCAATCGGGACCATCCACTATCAGTTGCAAAGATGGGTGTACCACGATCAGTCGGTTCCCTGTCAATTCTGTTGTTTCCAGTGGTTTTTGGTAATTGTTTGGGATCTGTGGTCGGTTCTTCCAACTGTAGCCGAGTGTACGACAGCAATGTTCAGTGTGGTATTCCAGTGTTACATCCTTCCGGTCTACCGAAACATTCTTCGGAAGCGATACGTGGTGAATTTCCCTGGCATGTAGCTATCTATCAGATTGATTATCGCATCCCGGTCTATAGCTGTGGAGGATCGCTCATCAGTAACCGGCATGTGTTGACTGCGGCTCATTGTGTGGTCAATTCAAACAACGGTTACACACTGAGTCCAGAAAACTTCCTGCTACAGATTGGTTACCATGAATTAGGTCTAGCAGTGCAAGGATGTAGCCAGGAGTTGGGAGTGAAGCAAGTTTACGTGCATCCGCAGTTCCGTACCGGTACCTATCGTCATGATTTGGCCATAATCGAACTGGAAAGACCCGTACGTTTCAATGATCGCGTTCTACCGGTATGTCTAGATACGGATGAAGAAGATCCATCGTCTTTTTACAGACAAATCGGTAAAGTTCCCGGTTGGGGCTATACTGAGTTTGATGAAGTGTCCGCCAGTTTACGTATGTCCGAGGTGCCGATCGTTAACTACACGCGCTGTTTGGCAAGTAATCCAGAGGTGTTTTCCAACACAATCTACGACGGTATGTTCTGTGCTGGGTACGCAAATGGAACGAACGTGTGCAACGGTGATTCTGGCGGTGGTTTCGTCACGTACCGCAACGCACGATGGGAGCTGCAAGGAATCGTATCCTTTACCGCGCTGCGTGACACCGAAATGGCCGTCTGCGATACGAAGCAGTACGCGGCGTTTGTAAAGTTACGCTACTATAGAGGCTGGATAGGAAGTGTGCTTGACGGTACCTGGCAGTGGTCCAAAAGTGACAAGTTGGTACAATTAGACGAcactactaccaccaccgaCGAGAAGCAAGCGGAGATGCCTACCGATTGTGGCAAGCGCAAGATCAACAAGATGCCGCTGATCGTGAACGGGGTGCGTAGTGTGGCTGGTGAGTGGCCCTGGCATGCAGCCATCTTCGTAGTGTCGAAACGATCGCGTGACTATCTCTGCGGTGGAACGCTCATCAGCCAGCGGTACATCTTGACGGCGGCCAGCTGCGTTGCCGATTGGCACCACCGGAAGCGACCGTACGTCGTGCAGCTGGGTCAGCATCAACTGTGGGAAAGTTCACTGACGGGTCGGGAAGTGCGCGTACTGGACATTGAAACCAGTGACGATAGTACGATGGCTCTGCTGAAGCTAGAGGTGGATGTCCAGTACGATGACTACATACAGCCGATATGTTTACCGACTGGTCAGGCAACAGACAGTGAGCTGCGGATCGGTAAGATCGGACTTATTGCCGGCTATGGTCAAACGAATCCCGACGGTTATCCGTCCGAGTTCCTACAGGCCACCCTTATGCCCATCGTTGACAGTGGACTGTGTGCGATCTATCGCATCTTTGACAAACACGAAGCTCACAAAATGTTTTGTGCGGGACATGGAAATG GTACTAATGCGTGTCGCGGTGACCAAGGAGGTGGATTCTATGAAGAATCGGAACAGGGTTTCTGGACACTAACGGGTGTGATCGGTAAGATCAATCTCTATCGCAACCGGTGTGATCCGTTCGGGTATGTCGGAATGTCCAACGTGATGCACTATCTCGAGTGGATATTGGAGCGACTAAGAAGTATATTGGCTGGACCGTCCGGCACTTTTGATATGGTGCCTCCGGCACCCAAGGGACACTCCAAGGGTTGTCGACgtaagcatcatcatcatcatcatcatcaccgtggATCACACGAGCGTGGCACCATTACCAGTAGGCCGCACAAGCGAAAGGGTGGCGGCTCAGGGGAAAGTGGTTCCAGCGAGAACAGCAACGAAAGTCGCCAACCCTCCATTACCTCGTCCGTCAAGAACGTGATGCAGGCGAAGGTAGATTTGGTGAAAGATATTCATGGTGTGGCGACttctaaaattaaaaagatttttGGTTAA
- the LOC125767046 gene encoding angio-associated migratory cell protein: MRENTPPRSPMDNNLLEHEEDELIYVGDADEVLDAWEAEANIGDEDEEEEEAAENDTETVSLRTPDRDDAKLTFTKHTATVFCGDLHPTEDLAVTGGEDDKAYVWNIRTGEVQFEVTNHTDSVVAVGFSHDGVYVATADISGYIQVFKVHQNYRKVWEFNVGDLCWMRWHIGAYVLLAGCDSGEVYIWRIPSGDCKVLPGQDCKTETAELTHDGKKLAVGYGNGHFKLWDLKTGTPVMEVDSTVGHKMNITTVSIDQENQLFVTGAEDGSSYVMGPNGVLGMLIGPSDALLESVLVDYPGFEIKVAATGTLQGKVTIWDVARQTKRVECTDEEPTGITKMLWLKDFTICAGTLGGLIKGWDFRSGAKRFTLDGHTNDIQDVVYDKQRNIILSTSEDHTAKIFEVPASQ, from the exons ATGCGTGAAAATACTCCTCCACGATCGCCGATGGATAACAATCTTCTGGAGCATGAAGAAGATGAGCTTATTTACGTCGGTGATGCAGATGAGGTGCTTGATGCATGGGAAGCAGAAGCAAACA ttGGTGATgaagacgaagaagaagaagaagcggcAGAAAATGATACGGAAACGGTTTCCCTACGAACTCCCGACCGGGATGATGCGAAGCTAACATTCACCAAACACACTGCTACCGTGTTCTGTGGCGACCTTCATCCAACGGAAGATCTGGCCGTAACGGGCGGCGAGGACGATAAGGCGTACGTGTGGAACATTCGCACCGGCGAGGTACAGTTCGAGGTGACGAATCATACCGATTCGGTGGTGGCTGTTGGATTTAGCCACGACGGTGTGTATGTAGCCACCGCCGACATATCGGGTTACATTCAGGTGTTTAAGGTGCATCAAAACTATCGCAAAGTGTGGGAGTTCAATGTGGGTGATTTGTGCTGGATGCGATGGCACATCGGCGCCTATGTGCTGCTGGCGGGATGCGATTCCGGCGAGGTGTACATCTGGCGCATACCGTCCGGTGACTGTAAAGTACTGCCTGGACAGGATTGCAAAACGGAAACGGCAGAACTGACGCATGACGGTAAAAAGCTTGCCGTTGGGTACGGCAATGGACACTTTAAGCTGTGGGATTTAAAAACGGGCACACCAGTCATGGAGGTGGATTCGACCGTTGGACACAAGATGAACATAACAACGGTTTCCATCGATCAGGAAAATCAACTCTTTGTAACCGGTGCGGAAGATGGCAGTTCGTACGTCATGGGACCGAACGGTGTGCTGGGAATGTTAATAGGACCGAGCGATGCATTGCTCGAGTCGGTGCTGGTCGATTATCCTGGGTTTGAAATTAAAGTCGCAGCAACCGGTACGCTGCAGGGCAAGGTTACGATCTGGGACGTGGCAAGACAGACGAAACGGGTCGAGTGTACGGATGAAGAACCAACCGGTATTACAAA GATGCTGTGGTTGAAGGATTTTACAATCTGTGCCGGTACGCTTGGTGGATTGATCAAGGGCTGGGACTTCCGGAGTGGCGCGAAACGGTTCACGCTCGACGGCCATACGAACGATATTCAGGATGTTGTGTACGATAAGCAGCGAAACATTATCCTGTCCACATCGGAAGATCATACGGCGAAGATATTCGAAGTGCCTGCAAGTCAATAG
- the LOC125767032 gene encoding Y+L amino acid transporter 2, whose translation MAKVGDVDNRPVQQGFRRESDEGPPVAPKDGNNDGGIEMKKELGLMDGVAIIVGVIVGAGIFVSPKGVLLYSGSIGVAIIVWILSGVLSMVGALCYAELGTMIPKSGGDYAYIGEAFGPLPAFLYLWVALLILVPAGNAITAITFAQYLLQPLWPTCEPPYESVRLLAAVITCLLTAINCRNVKWVARVTETFTGMKVLALLVITGAGAWHLMSGNTELLEAPFANSKIQPGFIAVAFYNGLFSYSGWNYLNFVTEELKDPYRNLPRAICISMPVVTIIYVITNIAYFAVLPPDEMLSSQAVAVTFAEKMLSFMAWTMPLFVACSTFGSLNGAIFASSRLFFVGARNGHLPAALSLININCLTPIPSLLFLCALTLLLLFIRDVFAIINYVSYVEILFIFISVAGLLRLRQKAPDAHRPIKVSLIVPVVFLLTAGFLVIFSVFESPMEVGIGTLVILLGIPVYYVTIGKPWRWLTQKSQSFNRFCSKLFLCMPNSEKLD comes from the exons ATGGCCAAAGTCGGTGATGTAGACAACCGGCCCGTTCAGCAGGGTTTCCGGCGTGAAAGTGACGAAGGACCACCGGTGGCACCGAAAGATGGCAACAATGACGGTGGTATTGAGATGAAGAAGGAACTCGGCTTGATGGATGGAGTGGCGATCATCGTTGGTGTGATTGTTGGTGCCGGTATCTTTGTATCGCCGAAAGGTGTGCTGCTGTATTCCGGCTCGATCGGTGTTGCCATCATCGTGTGGATATTGTCCGGTGTGCTCAGTATGGTGGGAGCACTATGTTACGCGGAGCTAG GCACGATGATACCAAAGTCTGGCGGTGATTATGCGTACATTGGCGAAGCGTTCGGACCGCTGCCTGCATTTCTGTACCTCTGGGTGGCACTGTTGATTCTCGTCCCAGCTGGAAATGCCATCACCGCGATCACATTCGCCCAGTATCTTCTCCAGCCACTGTGGCCCACGTGCGAACCACCGTACGAATCGGTACGACTGCTAGCCGCTGTCATAACCT GTCTACTTACCGCCATTAACTGTCGCAACGTGAAATGGGTCGCCAGAGTGACGGAAACGTTCACTGGGATGAAGGTGTTGGCACTGCTAGTAATTACCGGTGCCGGTGCATGGCATCTGATGAGTGGCAATACGGAGCTGCTGGAGGCTCCATTTGCCAACTCGAAGATACAACCAGGATTCATTGCGGTTGCTTTTTACAATGGATTGTTTTCGTACTCGGGTTGGAATTATCTGAACTTTGTCACGGAAGAGCTCAAAGATCCCTACCG AAATTTACCCCGTGCCATCTGTATCAGTATGCCGGTCGTCACCATCATCTATGTCATCACAAACATTGCGTACTTTGCCGTGCTTCCACCAGACGAGATGCTTTCATCACAAGCCGTTGCG GTTACTTTTGcggagaaaatgttaagcttTATGGCATGGACGATGCCATTGTTTGTGGCTTGCTCCACGTTTGGATCACTGAACGGTGCCATCTTTGCCTCATCGCGGCTCTTCTTTGTTGGGGCACGCAACGGACATCTTCCGGCTGCACTTTCATTGATCAACATCAACTGCTTAACTCCGATTCCTTCATTGCTTTTCTTG TGTGCTCTAACGCTATTACTGCTGTTCATTAGGGATGTATTTGCGATCATCAACTACGTCAGCTATGTGGAGATCTTGTTCATCTTTATTTCGGTAGCAGGTTTGCTACGGTTACGGCAGAAAGCTCCCGATGCGCATCGACCGATCAAG GTTTCACTGATCGTACCGGTAGTGTTTCTGCTGACGGCCGGATTTTTGGTCATATTCTCTGTTTTCGAGTCACCAATGGAGGTGGGCATCGGGACACTGGTCATCCTGTTAGGGATTCCCGTGTACTACGTTACGATCGGTAAGCCCTGGCGTTGGCTGACACAGAAATCGCAATCGTTCAATCGATTCTGCTCCAAACTGTTCCTATGTATGCCCAACAGCGAAAAGTTAGACTAA